In one Bacillus thuringiensis genomic region, the following are encoded:
- a CDS encoding YlzJ-like family protein produces the protein MILYTIMPEQLVYPADYSQCESQKVVNINGVELMVSEEEHGFYSIVRVLSTDPLHYLEFEPGQKITF, from the coding sequence ATGATTTTATATACAATTATGCCAGAGCAACTTGTGTATCCGGCCGATTATTCACAATGTGAAAGTCAAAAAGTCGTAAATATAAATGGTGTGGAATTAATGGTTTCTGAAGAGGAACATGGATTTTATTCTATTGTACGTGTGCTAAGTACGGACCCACTTCATTATTTAGAGTTTGAGCCCGGTCAGAAAATAACCTTTTAG